The proteins below come from a single Mucilaginibacter mali genomic window:
- a CDS encoding ligase-associated DNA damage response DEXH box helicase — MLSIGQQVIAQWYREKNWEQFPFQKEMEEAYLSGFSGLLNAPTGSGKTFALFLPFLADYINRYPDTYLTRRNNGLLMLWITPLRALTNDIRKAMQQACDEIGLPWQIMTRTGDTSAAQKAALKTKLPEVLLTTPESLHLMLAQKEYPKLFHSLEVMVCDEWHELLGTKRGVQVELGLSKLKALRPDPSPALPEGEGRGGVRSLKIWGISATIGNLEQAAEVLLGNNFPADKIRMVRAHVDKKLVIKSVIPDDIESYSWTGHIGIKLLPQVMEIVAKSKTTLIFCNTRSQSEIWYHAILDNYPEYAGIMAMHHGSLDNELRLWVEQALHAEALKVVVCTSSLDLGVDFRPVDTIVQVGSPKGVARFMQRAGRSGHRPGDTSLAYFVPTHSLELLEGAALKQAIKQGIFESRDPILLAMDVLIQYMVTLAVSDGFRAEELYAEVKSTFAYADLRREEFGKLLEFITNGGKTLAAYDEFLKVEVENGLYKVNSRRVAMRHRLSIGTITSELSLRVSWLSGGSLGTIEEGFISKLKPGNVFWFAGRSLEFVKVKEMTAYVKKSNAKKGIIPSWAGGRMPLSSQLSAVFRDKLDEVAHGVEKDEEVKALRPLFELQKNLSHLPESHEFLIESFYTQDGHHLIFYPFEGRLVHEGMASLLAYRIAKLKSASYSIAMNDYGFELLTDEDIPIEAALETDDLFSIENLLEDIQHSLNANEMARRRFRDIAHIGGLVFTGYPGQTVKNKHLQASTSLLFEVFSEYEPDNLLVRQAYNEALAFQLEEFRLRAALQRINKQSIILKQIERPTPFAFPIMVDSLSREKLTTETLEERVAKMARQYGAEGVKAKEKEGGDKKFSARVARKRGF; from the coding sequence ATGCTTAGTATAGGTCAGCAGGTTATTGCCCAATGGTACCGGGAAAAGAACTGGGAGCAGTTCCCCTTTCAAAAGGAAATGGAGGAGGCTTATCTTTCAGGCTTCTCGGGTTTGCTGAACGCGCCTACAGGTAGTGGTAAAACATTCGCGCTGTTCCTGCCTTTTTTGGCCGATTATATTAACCGTTATCCAGATACTTACCTAACCCGCCGTAACAACGGCCTGCTGATGTTATGGATAACCCCTTTGCGGGCGCTTACCAACGATATCCGCAAGGCCATGCAGCAAGCCTGCGATGAAATTGGCCTGCCCTGGCAGATCATGACCCGCACCGGCGATACCTCGGCCGCGCAAAAGGCCGCCCTTAAAACCAAGCTACCCGAAGTGCTGCTCACCACCCCCGAAAGCCTGCACCTGATGCTGGCCCAAAAGGAATACCCCAAACTGTTCCACAGCCTGGAGGTAATGGTGTGCGATGAGTGGCATGAATTGTTGGGTACGAAGCGGGGCGTGCAGGTGGAGTTGGGGTTATCAAAGTTAAAAGCATTGCGCCCAGACCCCTCCCCGGCCCTCCCCGAGGGGGAGGGCCGGGGAGGGGTGAGGAGTTTGAAAATCTGGGGCATCTCCGCCACCATCGGCAACCTTGAGCAAGCCGCCGAAGTATTGTTGGGCAACAACTTCCCGGCCGATAAGATCAGGATGGTGCGGGCGCATGTGGATAAAAAGCTGGTGATCAAATCGGTTATCCCGGATGATATTGAAAGCTATTCGTGGACGGGGCATATCGGGATAAAGCTGCTGCCACAGGTGATGGAAATAGTAGCCAAAAGCAAGACCACACTGATATTTTGCAATACCCGCTCACAGTCGGAGATCTGGTATCATGCCATCCTGGATAATTACCCCGAGTATGCCGGCATTATGGCCATGCACCATGGTTCGCTGGATAACGAATTGCGGCTTTGGGTAGAGCAAGCCCTGCATGCCGAAGCGTTGAAGGTAGTGGTCTGTACATCAAGTCTTGATTTGGGGGTGGATTTTCGTCCGGTGGATACGATTGTGCAGGTGGGCAGTCCTAAGGGCGTAGCACGCTTTATGCAGCGCGCCGGGCGAAGCGGTCACCGGCCGGGCGATACCTCGCTGGCTTATTTTGTGCCGACACATTCATTGGAACTATTGGAAGGCGCCGCGCTGAAGCAAGCCATAAAGCAGGGCATTTTCGAAAGCCGGGACCCAATTTTACTGGCTATGGATGTGCTGATCCAATACATGGTTACACTGGCTGTATCGGATGGCTTCCGTGCCGAAGAATTGTATGCCGAAGTAAAATCGACCTTTGCTTATGCCGACCTGCGCCGCGAGGAGTTTGGTAAGCTGTTGGAATTCATCACCAACGGCGGCAAAACGCTTGCCGCTTACGATGAATTTTTAAAGGTAGAGGTAGAGAATGGCCTGTACAAAGTGAACAGCCGCCGGGTGGCCATGCGCCACCGGCTGAGTATAGGCACCATCACCAGCGAATTAAGTTTGCGGGTTAGCTGGCTAAGCGGCGGGAGTTTGGGCACGATAGAGGAGGGCTTTATATCCAAACTGAAACCCGGCAACGTATTCTGGTTTGCCGGCCGCAGCCTGGAATTTGTGAAGGTGAAGGAGATGACGGCCTATGTGAAAAAATCAAACGCGAAGAAGGGGATCATTCCAAGCTGGGCCGGAGGCAGGATGCCTTTATCATCGCAATTATCCGCTGTATTTAGAGATAAGCTGGATGAAGTGGCTCATGGTGTAGAAAAAGATGAGGAAGTAAAAGCGTTGCGGCCTTTGTTTGAGTTACAGAAGAACTTATCGCACCTGCCCGAAAGCCACGAGTTTTTGATAGAGTCGTTTTATACGCAAGATGGGCATCACCTGATATTTTACCCTTTCGAGGGTCGGTTGGTGCACGAGGGGATGGCATCGCTGCTGGCTTATCGTATTGCTAAACTAAAAAGCGCCAGCTATTCCATCGCCATGAATGATTACGGCTTTGAATTGTTAACCGATGAGGATATCCCCATCGAAGCCGCGCTGGAAACCGACGACTTGTTTAGCATTGAAAACCTGCTGGAGGATATTCAGCACAGCCTTAATGCTAACGAAATGGCCCGGCGCAGGTTTAGAGATATCGCGCACATAGGCGGGCTGGTGTTTACCGGTTACCCCGGCCAAACGGTAAAGAACAAGCACCTACAGGCATCAACATCATTATTGTTCGAAGTATTTAGCGAATATGAGCCGGATAACCTGCTGGTACGCCAGGCATATAACGAGGCCCTGGCCTTTCAATTAGAAGAATTCAGGTTGCGGGCCGCCCTGCAGCGCATCAATAAGCAAAGCATCATCCTGAAACAAATAGAGCGGCCCACGCCATTCGCGTTCCCGATAATGGTGGATAGCCTGAGCCGTGAAAAGCTAACCACCGAAACACTGGAAGAACGGGTAGCCAAAATGGCCCGGCAATATGGCGCCGAGGGCGTTAAGGCCAAAGAAAAAGAGGGAGGCGATAAAAAGTTTTCGGCAAGGGTGGCGCGGAAGCGGGGCTTTTAA
- a CDS encoding DUF4476 domain-containing protein: MKKYPAIFIALFMLMIGVVNAQTKAPKASRPTQAMDNGAIDGILTAMKNQRGDEAKLEVLQRFMKNNVDGMMVDQQLRLLNQFATDDAKLECAKFAYPRTVDPQNYSKIQYNIGNPAIQKTLANFVKKQGK; encoded by the coding sequence ATGAAAAAGTATCCGGCCATATTTATAGCTTTATTTATGCTGATGATAGGTGTTGTAAATGCGCAAACCAAAGCACCAAAAGCATCACGCCCTACCCAGGCAATGGATAATGGCGCTATCGATGGGATACTAACCGCCATGAAAAACCAGCGTGGCGATGAAGCTAAATTAGAAGTGCTGCAACGTTTTATGAAGAATAACGTGGACGGTATGATGGTAGATCAGCAATTGCGCTTGCTTAACCAGTTTGCCACCGATGATGCTAAATTGGAGTGTGCTAAATTTGCCTATCCGCGCACGGTTGATCCGCAAAATTATAGCAAGATACAATACAATATAGGTAACCCCGCCATACAAAAAACATTGGCCAATTTTGTGAAGAAGCAGGGCAAATAG
- a CDS encoding DUF4476 domain-containing protein has translation MKKILMLLTLAVMIIAVSALTPAGYALCQDGKIVHPKTAMAAADLTTLLNNIRGKANDAEKLTVLKDGLKDKGVTVDQVITLLNQFNEDAKLEGAIYAFQFTTDYKKYDKVQDLFGKEENKHRLQDYVDKHRR, from the coding sequence ATGAAAAAGATATTAATGTTACTAACGCTTGCGGTAATGATAATTGCCGTAAGTGCCCTTACACCCGCAGGTTACGCCCTGTGCCAGGATGGCAAAATTGTTCACCCCAAAACAGCTATGGCAGCGGCCGACCTGACCACTCTGTTAAACAACATTCGCGGCAAGGCCAATGATGCCGAAAAGCTAACCGTTTTAAAGGATGGCCTTAAAGATAAAGGTGTTACTGTAGACCAGGTGATCACCCTGTTAAACCAGTTTAATGAGGATGCCAAGCTGGAAGGGGCTATCTATGCCTTTCAGTTCACCACCGATTATAAAAAGTACGATAAGGTGCAGGACCTTTTCGGCAAGGAAGAGAACAAGCACCGCTTGCAGGATTATGTAGATAAGCATAGGAGATAG
- a CDS encoding tRNA-binding protein, whose translation MEITWNDFEKVELRAGTVLEVLDFPEARKPAYKLRVDFGEYGIRWSSAQITKHYTKEELVGRQIVGVTNFPKKQIANFMSEFLVTGFADENGDIVLTAIEKPVPNGSKLI comes from the coding sequence ATGGAAATAACCTGGAACGATTTTGAAAAGGTAGAGTTACGCGCGGGGACTGTGCTGGAAGTACTGGATTTCCCGGAAGCACGCAAGCCGGCCTATAAATTAAGGGTTGATTTTGGCGAATACGGCATCCGCTGGTCAAGCGCTCAGATCACTAAGCATTATACCAAAGAGGAATTGGTGGGGCGGCAGATCGTCGGCGTAACCAATTTCCCTAAAAAGCAGATCGCTAATTTTATGTCGGAATTTTTGGTGACCGGCTTTGCCGACGAAAATGGCGATATCGTTTTAACAGCCATTGAAAAGCCGGTGCCCAATGGCAGTAAACTGATATAG
- a CDS encoding SdpI family protein: MHWIEWFIGPQLIGVVFLLAGFIQKKYPPKKINNYYGYRMPSAMKNQETWDEANRFSTAYMIKAGMVLIVTGFLVTLLLYCIPMPQKFKAVTLFLVILAAGMGSAISMIMATEKHLSKTFDDRKYQ; this comes from the coding sequence ATGCATTGGATAGAATGGTTCATCGGTCCCCAATTAATTGGCGTGGTATTTCTGCTGGCAGGCTTTATTCAAAAAAAGTATCCGCCTAAAAAGATCAACAACTATTACGGCTACCGCATGCCATCGGCTATGAAAAACCAGGAAACCTGGGACGAAGCCAACCGTTTTTCTACCGCTTATATGATAAAGGCAGGTATGGTGTTAATAGTTACGGGTTTTTTGGTCACCTTGCTGCTTTACTGTATCCCAATGCCGCAAAAATTTAAGGCGGTCACGCTATTTTTAGTAATTTTGGCCGCCGGGATGGGGAGCGCTATCAGCATGATCATGGCTACGGAAAAGCATCTCAGCAAAACTTTTGACGATAGAAAATACCAATGA
- a CDS encoding nucleoside deaminase, which yields MRYVSFDGEDTISPDDFFMAEALREARLALAEDEIPIGAVVVCQGKIIGRGHNLTERLNDVSAHAEMQALTAATNYIGGKYLKDCTLYVTMEPCVMCAGASYWFQVGKIVFGAYDTKLGFGRLNQKITHPKTIITGGIRENECGELVRNFFKKKRERKG from the coding sequence ATGAGATATGTGAGTTTTGACGGTGAGGATACCATATCGCCCGATGATTTTTTTATGGCCGAGGCCCTGCGCGAAGCGAGGTTAGCATTAGCTGAAGACGAAATACCAATAGGTGCAGTTGTAGTTTGCCAGGGCAAGATCATTGGCCGGGGCCATAATCTTACCGAGCGGCTGAACGATGTATCGGCCCATGCCGAAATGCAGGCGCTTACCGCAGCAACCAATTATATCGGCGGTAAATACCTGAAAGATTGCACGCTGTATGTAACCATGGAACCCTGCGTGATGTGTGCCGGCGCCAGCTACTGGTTCCAGGTGGGCAAAATAGTTTTCGGGGCCTATGATACCAAGCTGGGATTTGGACGGCTAAATCAAAAGATCACCCATCCTAAAACTATCATCACCGGCGGCATCCGCGAAAATGAATGCGGCGAACTGGTGCGCAATTTTTTTAAAAAGAAGCGCGAGCGGAAAGGCTAA
- a CDS encoding ligand-binding sensor domain-containing protein, with protein sequence MKLRHLLFFGLLYIFLPAISFAQNLFSEKIGICSDVKYCMDCGAPKATVDPFVLNDICDRMNLRYNFKGGYGSITFQVLVDSIGNSCVLSHTDVSHNQLSRELMVSLNTCIWRPARVDGKKVNASVNVMFTIADGRIRGEMVRLDLTELKPADNPVVYNKQYQYQNPLLSSYNFTALTKYNSPLPDNVSQASIVDKTDTLWYATTAGLVKFDGNGFFPVNGTNSPFAAAPDVSAIAVDKDNYKWIYANANVYMYNNTGAGWQIFNPEQFKIGKPYSIITTATGEVFMPNSKGLLILRNGKFRLIDNQVIWQMPSNNVYYAYYDKRGRLWIGTSKGSVMIDRDQKVTSFNKTNTPLANTCITNVTEDDKGNLYFSLLACENPGNDNDEEGLAIMTADGKWSHYNDKNSGMPANHVNALLFDKLERVLWLAVDKAGLVRFDLKGGWENYHNGNSPVPGPNVTSLAQDNKGLIYVATTNGLLMMMKKGAGQ encoded by the coding sequence ATGAAATTACGCCACCTGTTATTCTTCGGTCTGCTCTATATATTTTTGCCCGCCATTAGTTTCGCGCAAAACCTTTTTTCAGAGAAAATTGGCATTTGCAGCGATGTTAAATATTGTATGGATTGCGGCGCGCCCAAAGCAACGGTAGATCCCTTTGTGCTGAACGATATTTGCGACCGCATGAACCTGCGTTATAATTTTAAGGGTGGTTACGGTAGCATTACCTTCCAGGTGTTGGTTGATTCTATCGGCAACAGCTGCGTGTTGAGCCATACCGATGTTTCGCACAACCAGCTATCGCGCGAGTTGATGGTAAGCCTGAATACCTGTATCTGGCGCCCGGCCAGGGTTGATGGTAAAAAGGTAAACGCATCGGTAAATGTAATGTTTACCATTGCCGATGGACGCATCCGTGGCGAGATGGTCAGGCTTGATCTTACCGAACTAAAGCCTGCAGATAACCCTGTGGTTTATAACAAGCAATACCAATATCAAAACCCCTTGTTAAGCAGCTATAATTTCACCGCGCTGACCAAATACAACTCCCCGCTCCCCGATAACGTTAGCCAGGCCAGTATAGTTGATAAAACCGATACGCTATGGTATGCCACCACCGCCGGACTGGTGAAATTTGACGGAAACGGCTTCTTCCCGGTAAATGGCACCAACTCGCCGTTTGCCGCCGCGCCCGATGTATCGGCCATAGCGGTTGATAAGGATAACTATAAATGGATCTACGCCAACGCCAACGTTTACATGTATAACAACACCGGCGCAGGCTGGCAGATATTTAATCCGGAGCAATTTAAAATCGGTAAGCCCTACAGTATTATCACCACAGCAACCGGCGAGGTGTTTATGCCTAACAGCAAGGGTCTGCTGATATTACGTAACGGCAAGTTCAGGCTGATCGATAACCAGGTGATATGGCAAATGCCATCAAATAATGTTTATTATGCCTATTATGATAAACGCGGCCGCCTGTGGATAGGTACATCAAAAGGCAGCGTAATGATAGACCGCGACCAAAAGGTTACCTCGTTTAACAAAACCAACACGCCCCTGGCCAATACCTGTATTACCAACGTAACCGAGGATGACAAGGGTAACCTGTACTTTTCGCTGCTGGCATGCGAAAACCCGGGCAACGATAACGACGAAGAAGGCCTGGCCATTATGACTGCCGATGGCAAATGGTCGCATTATAACGATAAAAACTCGGGCATGCCGGCTAATCACGTAAACGCCCTGCTGTTTGATAAGCTGGAGCGTGTGCTATGGCTGGCCGTTGATAAAGCCGGCCTGGTGCGCTTTGATTTAAAGGGCGGCTGGGAGAATTATCACAACGGTAACTCACCGGTACCGGGGCCAAACGTTACCAGTTTGGCGCAGGATAATAAAGGGTTGATCTACGTGGCAACAACTAATGGCTTGTTGATGATGATGAAAAAAGGAGCGGGGCAGTAA
- a CDS encoding ABC transporter ATP-binding protein: MKLLLSYLKEHRWLVALALVLAAFNIGFSLLDPMITGNIVDNYMIPKNGKNLSYDYRLHGALKWIGLAIGAAMVSRIAKNFQDYFTNIIIQKTGAKMYADGLKHSLELPYQVFEDQRSGETLGILQKVRTDSEKFITSFINTLFISLVGMLFVIFYSISVNYKVTLVYFAALPVIGFVSSALSKRIKNIQRTIVAETTSLAGSTTESLRNIELIKSLGLVKQEIERLNKTTYKILNLELKKVKYVRSMSFIQGTTVNFVRSCMVLVLLILIFKGSLTPGNYFKFLFYSFFLFNPLQELGNVIQSWREAQVSLGNFEAILNTPIDKKPAKPVLIEQVKTLTFNNVSFKHLTANRNALNHINFQVNSGETIAFVGPSGSGKTTLVKLLVGLYQPLEGDISYNKVQSSEIDLDQLREKIGFVTQDTQLFSGTIRENLLFVRPEATDEECMNVLHRAACQSLLARADKGLDTMIGEGGVKVSGGEKQRLSIARALLRRPDILVFDEATSSLDSITEEEITETIKDVSDQTDHITILIAHRLSTIMHADNIYVLEKGHIIESGKHTDLIQQKGLYYAMWRQQIGEKMTPEVAELP; encoded by the coding sequence ATGAAGTTGCTTTTATCCTATTTAAAAGAACACCGTTGGCTGGTTGCCCTGGCTTTAGTGCTGGCAGCCTTTAACATTGGTTTCTCCCTGTTAGACCCTATGATCACCGGTAACATTGTAGATAACTACATGATACCGAAGAACGGTAAAAACCTGAGCTATGATTATCGCCTGCACGGCGCGCTGAAATGGATAGGACTGGCCATTGGGGCGGCCATGGTATCGCGCATCGCTAAAAATTTTCAGGATTATTTTACCAATATCATTATCCAAAAAACCGGCGCTAAAATGTACGCCGATGGTTTAAAACACTCGCTTGAATTACCCTACCAGGTTTTTGAAGACCAGCGTAGCGGCGAGACTTTGGGCATCCTGCAAAAAGTGCGTACAGATAGCGAAAAATTCATCACCTCCTTTATTAATACCCTGTTTATCAGTCTGGTGGGGATGCTGTTTGTTATTTTTTATTCTATAAGTGTTAATTACAAGGTTACGCTGGTTTACTTTGCCGCTTTGCCGGTTATTGGCTTTGTAAGTTCGGCGCTAAGTAAGCGTATTAAAAACATTCAGCGCACTATTGTAGCCGAAACAACGTCGCTGGCGGGTTCCACTACCGAATCTTTACGGAATATTGAATTGATCAAAAGCCTGGGCCTGGTGAAACAGGAAATTGAGCGTTTGAACAAAACCACTTATAAGATACTGAACCTGGAACTAAAAAAGGTAAAGTATGTGCGCAGTATGAGCTTCATTCAGGGCACAACGGTAAACTTTGTACGTAGTTGTATGGTGCTGGTGTTATTGATCCTGATCTTTAAAGGATCGCTTACGCCGGGCAATTATTTTAAATTCCTTTTTTATTCCTTCTTTTTGTTTAACCCCTTACAGGAGTTGGGCAACGTGATCCAGTCCTGGCGTGAGGCGCAGGTATCGTTAGGTAACTTCGAGGCGATACTGAATACACCTATCGATAAAAAGCCGGCTAAACCAGTACTTATCGAACAGGTGAAGACACTTACCTTTAACAATGTAAGCTTTAAGCACCTCACAGCCAACCGCAACGCGCTTAACCATATTAATTTCCAGGTGAACAGCGGCGAAACCATCGCCTTTGTCGGGCCATCGGGTTCGGGTAAAACCACACTGGTGAAGCTTTTGGTAGGTTTATACCAGCCGCTGGAAGGCGATATTAGCTATAATAAAGTTCAAAGCAGCGAGATAGACCTTGACCAATTGCGCGAAAAGATCGGCTTTGTAACACAGGATACGCAATTATTCTCGGGCACTATCCGCGAGAACCTGCTGTTTGTGCGCCCTGAAGCAACGGATGAGGAGTGTATGAACGTGTTGCACCGTGCGGCCTGTCAAAGCCTGCTGGCCCGTGCCGATAAGGGTTTGGATACCATGATAGGCGAGGGTGGTGTAAAAGTTTCAGGCGGCGAGAAACAGCGTTTATCGATAGCCCGCGCCTTGCTGCGCCGTCCGGATATTTTGGTGTTTGACGAAGCTACTTCGTCGTTGGATTCCATCACCGAGGAAGAAATCACCGAAACTATTAAAGATGTAAGCGATCAAACGGATCATATCACCATCCTGATCGCCCACCGTTTATCGACCATTATGCATGCCGATAATATTTACGTGCTTGAAAAAGGCCATATCATCGAATCGGGCAAACATACCGACCTGATCCAACAAAAAGGACTGTACTACGCCATGTGGCGCCAGCAGATCGGCGAGAAAATGACACCGGAAGTGGCGGAACTGCCGTAA
- the frr gene encoding ribosome recycling factor: protein MSELIKKQLTDAKSLMEKAVDHCDNELGKIRAGKANPAMLDGIVVDYYGSPTPLSQVGSVNTPDAKTIVIQPWEKSLLGPIEKAIMEANLGVNPQNDGVIIRINVPPLTEERRRDLVKKAKSEGENGKVTVRNIRKDINDKIRKLKAEGVSEDEMKTGEAEVQKLVDAYITKVDQLIAAKEKDIMTV from the coding sequence ATGAGCGAACTCATTAAAAAACAGTTAACTGATGCAAAAAGCCTGATGGAGAAGGCTGTTGACCACTGCGATAACGAATTAGGTAAAATACGTGCCGGCAAAGCCAACCCTGCCATGCTCGACGGCATTGTAGTTGACTACTACGGTTCGCCAACCCCTTTAAGCCAGGTAGGTAGTGTAAATACTCCTGATGCCAAAACCATTGTGATACAGCCATGGGAAAAAAGCCTGCTGGGCCCTATCGAAAAAGCGATAATGGAGGCCAACCTGGGCGTTAACCCGCAAAACGATGGCGTGATCATCCGCATCAACGTACCCCCGCTTACCGAAGAGCGCCGCCGCGACCTGGTGAAAAAAGCCAAATCGGAAGGCGAGAACGGTAAAGTTACCGTACGCAACATCCGTAAGGATATTAACGATAAGATCCGTAAGCTAAAAGCAGAAGGCGTATCAGAAGACGAAATGAAAACCGGCGAAGCCGAAGTGCAAAAACTGGTTGATGCTTATATTACTAAAGTAGACCAACTGATTGCCGCTAAAGAAAAAGATATCATGACGGTATAG
- a CDS encoding lipocalin family protein — MKAICTLLIFFYTALAAPVNKPVDKVDLSRFAGKWYSLYSIPTIYDKGSRETTTTYTLNKDGYYNVFTACKKGDDDKIYTSKLFPEKDGDGEMKAQFLWPFKVDYWVIELDDDYQYVVVGHPEHKFLFIMSRKPFIDKKLYDEIVTRCKAKGYAVDKLTSQQHHG, encoded by the coding sequence ATGAAAGCGATATGCACCCTGCTTATATTTTTTTATACAGCTTTGGCCGCGCCGGTCAATAAGCCAGTAGATAAGGTAGACCTGAGCCGCTTTGCCGGGAAGTGGTATTCGCTTTATTCGATACCTACCATATATGATAAGGGCAGTAGAGAAACCACCACAACCTACACCCTCAATAAAGATGGTTATTATAATGTATTTACCGCCTGCAAAAAGGGCGACGACGATAAAATCTACACCTCAAAACTATTTCCTGAAAAGGACGGTGACGGTGAAATGAAGGCACAGTTTCTTTGGCCCTTTAAAGTTGATTATTGGGTGATAGAACTGGACGACGATTACCAGTACGTGGTTGTTGGCCACCCCGAGCATAAGTTCCTGTTCATCATGAGCCGCAAGCCATTTATCGACAAAAAATTGTACGATGAAATTGTAACCCGTTGCAAAGCCAAAGGCTACGCGGTTGATAAGCTTACATCGCAACAACACCATGGTTAA
- the trxA gene encoding thioredoxin, whose protein sequence is MALEITDANFEELVLKSDKPVLVDFWAEWCGPCRMVGPVVEEIAKEYDGKAVVGKVNVDNNPGISMKFGIRNIPALLFFKNGEIVDKQIGAVPKSVLADKLVKQL, encoded by the coding sequence ATGGCTTTAGAAATTACTGACGCAAACTTTGAGGAGCTTGTGCTTAAATCTGATAAACCCGTATTGGTTGACTTTTGGGCAGAATGGTGTGGCCCTTGTAGAATGGTTGGCCCGGTAGTGGAAGAAATTGCAAAAGAATATGACGGCAAAGCTGTTGTTGGCAAAGTAAACGTTGACAATAATCCCGGCATTTCAATGAAATTCGGTATCCGTAACATCCCTGCTTTACTGTTCTTTAAAAACGGGGAAATTGTTGACAAGCAAATTGGTGCCGTACCAAAATCTGTATTAGCCGATAAACTGGTTAAGCAATTATAA
- a CDS encoding response regulator, whose amino-acid sequence MKDLNIMMIDDNPIDHLIVQRICEKESLFGRIKHYYHPAEPLELLKTIGNNIAQLPDIILLDLHIPIISGWEMLDHFADIQRIAGKRIDVHVLSDSLDHADRIRSQSYSFVRNFFVKPLTSLALREMHQYYAQFAVLPV is encoded by the coding sequence ATGAAGGACCTAAACATAATGATGATCGACGATAATCCGATAGATCATCTCATCGTACAGCGGATATGTGAAAAAGAAAGCCTGTTTGGGCGTATAAAACACTATTATCATCCCGCCGAACCGCTGGAATTACTTAAAACTATTGGGAATAATATTGCCCAATTGCCGGATATTATTCTACTGGACCTGCATATCCCTATTATCAGCGGCTGGGAAATGCTGGATCATTTTGCGGATATCCAGCGTATAGCCGGCAAACGCATAGATGTCCATGTCCTTTCAGATTCGCTGGACCACGCAGACCGGATCCGCAGCCAAAGCTATTCTTTTGTCCGCAACTTTTTTGTTAAGCCTTTAACAAGTTTAGCATTGCGGGAAATGCATCAGTATTATGCACAGTTTGCGGTTCTGCCTGTATAG
- a CDS encoding pectinesterase family protein — MKKTLIPLLLCACAINTIAQKKIIVSPDGSGNYKTVQEAFNAVPLNNKKPVIIFVKNGTYREKLHLDSTKNFVELIGESRFNTTLIYDDHTGKTAPDGKVISTPTSYSFLIKADNFKAHDITFTNDAGFTAGQAVAVECQGDKAVFYNCRFTGNQDILFLNSAKSRQYYKDCYIEGTTDFIFGAATAWFENCHIHSKKNSHVTAASTPQDHLYGFVFNDCTLTGDSTLHMVSLGRPWRPYAWVVYMHCYIGQQIKAEGWSNWNQTESYKTARYAEFENYGPGASAKGRVNWARQLTATDAAKITLANVFPGWDPLAELR, encoded by the coding sequence ATGAAAAAAACACTAATACCCCTGTTGCTTTGTGCCTGCGCTATTAATACAATCGCCCAAAAGAAAATAATAGTATCGCCCGATGGCAGCGGTAACTACAAAACCGTGCAGGAGGCATTTAACGCTGTGCCGCTTAACAATAAAAAGCCGGTAATTATTTTTGTAAAAAACGGCACTTACCGCGAAAAGCTGCATCTGGACAGCACTAAAAATTTTGTGGAGTTGATAGGTGAATCGCGGTTTAATACCACACTGATCTATGACGATCATACCGGTAAGACCGCGCCTGATGGTAAGGTGATCAGTACGCCCACATCTTACAGTTTTTTAATTAAAGCCGATAATTTTAAGGCGCACGATATCACCTTTACTAACGATGCCGGCTTTACCGCAGGACAAGCCGTTGCGGTAGAATGCCAGGGGGATAAGGCTGTATTCTATAATTGCCGCTTCACGGGTAACCAGGATATCCTGTTTCTGAACAGCGCCAAAAGCCGCCAGTACTATAAGGATTGCTATATTGAGGGGACTACCGATTTTATCTTCGGCGCGGCTACGGCCTGGTTCGAGAATTGCCATATCCACAGCAAAAAAAACTCGCACGTTACCGCGGCCTCAACCCCGCAGGATCATCTTTATGGCTTTGTATTTAACGATTGTACCTTAACCGGCGATAGCACCCTGCACATGGTATCCTTAGGCCGGCCATGGCGGCCTTATGCCTGGGTGGTTTACATGCATTGCTATATCGGCCAGCAAATAAAAGCCGAGGGCTGGAGCAACTGGAATCAAACAGAAAGCTATAAGACCGCACGATATGCCGAGTTTGAAAATTACGGCCCGGGCGCCTCAGCTAAAGGGCGGGTTAACTGGGCCCGGCAATTAACCGCAACAGATGCTGCTAAAATTACGCTGGCCAATGTTTTCCCAGGCTGGGATCCCTTAGCCGAACTCCGTTAA